GACGCCGCTGCCGATCGGTTCCGCGACCAGCGGGCGATCCACGCGGATCTCGGCTACCGGCGCGGCGTCGCGGACGCGACCGCCGGGCTGGGTGACGTCGCGACCGAACGAGACGCGCTCGAACGGGCGCGTGAACGCTATCGCGAGAGCGTCGGGGAGTATCGCGAGGTCGGCGACCGGCGTCGCGCCGCGGAGCGGATGGACGACCTGATCGAGGTCTGTCGGGCGACCGGCGACGAGGCCGCCGCTCTAGAGTGGGCCGAAACCGCCGTTGCACTCTGTTCCGAGGCGGAACTGCCAGACCTGACGGAGACGTTTCGTGACCACCGCGACGCTTGCGCTCCCGAGAGTGGGCAGGACGACTGAGACCAGCGGACAGGGACTGGCTATCGTCGTAGCAAAGTCACCTGGTTCGCTCTCAGCTCCCAAAGCTGGACGGTTCCGGCGAGTGACGAGACCAAGGCGGCCACCCGTCGTGAACAGCAGTGTGAATTTTGATTAACTGAATTTCTGCCCCTGCCTCGTTGCGTCCCATTATCGGAACACCCGTCGACCAAGCCACTACAACCCGAGGTCCCAGCGCTGACTTGTATGCCGCTTCAACTCGTCGCTCGCGCGGTCGGAGATACGATACGTCCGACCCTGCTCGACGACGGCGCCCGCCCGCTCTAGATGTTCGAGGTGAGCGTACGCCTCGCCCGGCCCATGGAGGATGTGAATGCCGTCCAGATCCCCGAACAACTCGGCGCTAACCTCCCACGTGTCGAGCGGGCCCGATCCTTCGAGCACCTGCAGCACGCGCAGCGCCCGTTCCTCGTGATGGTGGATGATGTGTTCGGCCCGGGCGGTCGGATCGTCGATGGGGTCACGATGGCCGGGCCATGCGCGAGCGTATTCCGCGTCCGCGATGGCCCGGAGTGCGCGAAGATACTTTTCGAGCGGTTCGTCCACCCGTACGTCAGCACCGCCGACGTTCGGTGTGTACTCGGGGAGCAGTGCGTCCCCCGTGAAGACGACGTCGGCCCCGTCGAGGGTCGTCTCGAACAGGCACAACCCCGCAGCGTGCCCCGACGTGTGGACGACGCGCAGGTCGTGGCCGTTGACGGCGAACGTATCGCCGTCCTCCATCGGAGTCACCTCCGGTGAGTCATCCATCGACGGCAGGGCCATCCGTTCCCGGAGCGTGGCCTGTTCGGGGTCCGGGATCCCCCACTCGTCGAAATACCGCTCCTGCATTCCGTGTAAGGCTTCCCACTCCTCCACGTCCCCGGCGACGAGCGGAGCGTCGTCGGCGTGTACGTACACTTCCGCGCCACTTCGCGATTGGATCGCTCCGGCCAGGCCGGTGTGGTCGGGGTGCCAGTGGGTCAGGAAGATCCGGTCGATATCCTCGATGGCGACCCCGTGGTCGGATAATGCCTCTTCCAACTGCGCTCGTGTCGCATCCATCCAGTCGCCCGTATCGATGAGCACCGTTTCGGGCCCGTCGTCGAAGAGGTACGCGTTGTTGTTTCCCTCGAACGCGGAGTTCGACAGCGTGATACGGTCCATACCAACCGTAACCAACCCCTGGGTTTTGGTTGTATCGTCGGAGCCAGGTGACCCTCGTCACGACGACCAGTGTGGATTGATGTCCCCTACTGAGATGGGCCGGTATAGCGAAACGAACCGGGTTTGAAACGAAATCATTCACCGGATCGATACTAACGGTAAGTACGTTTCAAACTGTCTCGGGAAAATCAGCTGATGGATAAGGTGGTAAACTGAACACCACAAACCTGCGCGAATGAAGCCTTTCTGTATAGGGATTCTACATAATCCCGGATGTGAGTGAGAATGTCTCCTAATAACGATCCCGCTGACGAGTCAGGAGAACAGTCACTAACTGATATCCCCTTATCCCTTGACGCGATTCTCGACATTCTGGCGAATCACCGTCGTCGATTCCTCTTGGAATATCTGTGGGACCAGCCCGAGAATGTCGGGTCCTTTGAGGAAGCAACTAAATATACAGTGCTGAAAATGGGGCGAAAGCAAGGTGTACAACCAAATCACGACGACGTTCAGGTTGATCTCCAGCATCACCACCTACCAAAGATGGCTGACGCTGGCGTCATTGAGTACGATATCCGGAGTCAAACGATCCGCTATCACGAAAACGAACGCCTCGAGACGGCCTACGAACGAGTGAACGAGCTTACCGTGACCTGACCTTCGAACCGTTGCCCGTCTACTCTATTCTTCCGGCTTTTCGACACAGACGGAGCCGTCACCGCTGACGTTGACTACGTATCCATTGTAGGAGAAGGACAAGTGTCCACGTCTTCGTTCGTTGGACGGCGTGGGGGCAAAGACTCTGTCTATGGCATCCGGGTCGATTACTTCGTACAACGGGGGAGTAAGTTCCATCGGGTCGACGCTCTCTGCTTTGGCCATCGCTTCAACTACCGATTCGCTAAGATTCCCGGCCTCTGCTGTTGCGGTCTGAACCTGGTTCATTGAACCACCGTACGCCATCCCCCTTCTTGAACCTGTCGTCTATTGTACATTTCGCAGACTGGCTTAAGAGCGACTGCGAATTACCCAGTGTCCCCCTCGGTCGTGTACTCCTTTCCCAGATCGTCAAAAGGCTGGGTCCGTTCCCGCTTCATCATCTCTATCCGTTCAATAGTAACACCAAGTTCTTTCAGTTCGTCGAGGGCTGACTCGATATACTTCCGTGAGTAGCCCACCAGTTCGATAGCGACGTTCTGTTTGTTGGTCAGCAGTTCCCGAATGCTCACTACCCCCGACACCGCAAGAATCTGTTTGCCCAGTGTCCCCCGACGCCCGTACGGAACTGTGCCGATGGCGAGCAGGTGGTGGTCCAGCCCAGCCTTCTCATAGTTGACGGTAGGGTGATATCCAGTTATAACACCGTTTTCCTCCAGCTTCTGGATCCGATTCCCGACCGTACTGGAGGAGACACCTACCTTCTCAGCTATACCAGCCGTCGTATTGTCCCGGGCATTCTGCTGGAGAAGATACAGAATGCCTTTGTCGACGTTGTCGAGTTTATCCAGAACCATTGCTAAACTTCACAGGCCGCATTCTGAAGTGCTTTGGCCCCACCCTGCCCTACAGCCATTACACGAGTGCCATTTTCTATCGATGCATCATCTGTACAGGGTTATTGAGATACGCCCTCTGTTATCGGAGGTGACCGTACTCTCCGATAAGTTCCAAGCTCCCCTGTCGAATCTCCTTGGACCAGGGAGAGGGGAGCGGACGAACGGCAGTGGGGCGGCCCGGTCTCAGATTCGTCGCGCTGACGTACCTTCTCGGCCAGCGATGCAACCACGAACCTGCGCCGGGCGTTGGCGAGGAGTTCGAAGAGGGCGTCCGTTTCTACGTCGAGTTTCCTAGGAACGAATAGTCAGTTTTCGTGTGTTCTTTCACCACCTGCTTCTATGCCGCCACGCTGAAACGGGAACTCAGTAGATCGACCAGCGGCGGCTATATCAGTTGTCCTTCCAGATAAGCCCGTAAATCATCGCGTCCAGCACTACGTCCTCGGCTTCGTTCTCACAGGTAACGTCCCACGTCAACTCGAAGCGGTCGTCCCGTTCGACGACGGTCTCGTAGGTCGCATAACAGACGACTCGCTCACCCGTGTACACTGGTTGGTGGAACTCGAACTCCATTTCCGTCGCCAGCACCTCGTGGTCACCACCTAACTTGGTGGGCATCGTTGCCGTCAGGAGGCCCTGAACCATCACTCGGCCGTCGTCGTCCGGTTCGACGTGTCGGGGCTGGTCATCACCGGAGAGAGACGCAAACTGTTGGACCTCTTCGACGGTGAACGTCCGTTCGTACGTGATGGTCCGTCCCTGCTTGGGTTCCTCCATCGTCCGAATCTCGGGGCTCCCGAGGTTAAAATATCCGGAGACAGGCGTCGTCCGCAGCCCCTGTCAACCCCGCCCCCAGCGATCCCCCGCCGCCCTCGCTCTTGTGACCAGACCTTGTCAGCAACCGCCGGATGCGTGGAATTGGGTTGG
The Halostella litorea DNA segment above includes these coding regions:
- a CDS encoding MBL fold metallo-hydrolase, whose protein sequence is MDRITLSNSAFEGNNNAYLFDDGPETVLIDTGDWMDATRAQLEEALSDHGVAIEDIDRIFLTHWHPDHTGLAGAIQSRSGAEVYVHADDAPLVAGDVEEWEALHGMQERYFDEWGIPDPEQATLRERMALPSMDDSPEVTPMEDGDTFAVNGHDLRVVHTSGHAAGLCLFETTLDGADVVFTGDALLPEYTPNVGGADVRVDEPLEKYLRALRAIADAEYARAWPGHRDPIDDPTARAEHIIHHHEERALRVLQVLEGSGPLDTWEVSAELFGDLDGIHILHGPGEAYAHLEHLERAGAVVEQGRTYRISDRASDELKRHTSQRWDLGL
- a CDS encoding DUF7344 domain-containing protein; translation: MSPNNDPADESGEQSLTDIPLSLDAILDILANHRRRFLLEYLWDQPENVGSFEEATKYTVLKMGRKQGVQPNHDDVQVDLQHHHLPKMADAGVIEYDIRSQTIRYHENERLETAYERVNELTVT
- a CDS encoding HalOD1 output domain-containing protein encodes the protein MNQVQTATAEAGNLSESVVEAMAKAESVDPMELTPPLYEVIDPDAIDRVFAPTPSNERRRGHLSFSYNGYVVNVSGDGSVCVEKPEE
- a CDS encoding Lrp/AsnC family transcriptional regulator, which encodes MVLDKLDNVDKGILYLLQQNARDNTTAGIAEKVGVSSSTVGNRIQKLEENGVITGYHPTVNYEKAGLDHHLLAIGTVPYGRRGTLGKQILAVSGVVSIRELLTNKQNVAIELVGYSRKYIESALDELKELGVTIERIEMMKRERTQPFDDLGKEYTTEGDTG
- a CDS encoding FAS1-like dehydratase domain-containing protein translates to MEEPKQGRTITYERTFTVEEVQQFASLSGDDQPRHVEPDDDGRVMVQGLLTATMPTKLGGDHEVLATEMEFEFHQPVYTGERVVCYATYETVVERDDRFELTWDVTCENEAEDVVLDAMIYGLIWKDN